A region from the Aliarcobacter thereius LMG 24486 genome encodes:
- a CDS encoding type I restriction endonuclease subunit R encodes MNTQDEATLEENLIKQLQSLDYERVYIKDEKELLGNLKKQLEIHNKITLSQAEFQRVLNHLNKGDIFDKAETLRGKYALLKDDNKTTIYIEFLDSINWCQNIFQVTSQVTIQGAYKNRYDVTLLINGLPLVQIELKRRGLELKEAFNQINRYQRHSYSFNSALFSYIQIFVISNGVNTKYYSNNKKQSFKQTFFWADESNNNITELSQFTKQFLEKCHISKMICRYIVLAQVPKILMVLRPYQFWAVEAIINRVKNTNKNGYIWHTTGSGKTLTSFKASQILTNFSEVEKVVFVVDRKDLDSQTTKEFNSFSSGSVDGTDNTKTLVKQFLGVYKNKKGELKDSKLIITTIQKLNNAINNQRYLKDMQNLKDKKIVFIFDECHRSQFGEAHKNIVKFFTNAQLMGFTGTPIFEDNALGNKFGKRTTAELFGDRLHKYIITNAIKDENVLKFSVEYVGRYKKKDSANEIDIEVEGIDTKELFESNDRIEKIVDYILTNHDRKTHSKEFNSIFAVSSVEVLCKYYEAFKKKNQDLKIATIFSYSANEDDKDANGIYALDESDILIDETNINQHSRDKLEEYISDYNKLFDTNYTTKDTKSFYNYYDDISRRTKKKEIDILLVVNMFLTGFDAPSLNTLYVDKNLKYHGLIQAFSRTNRILNEKKSQGNIVCFRNLKNATDEAIALFSNQENVDKVLMESYEYYVQKFNEIFIRLLQIAPSVSSVDSIIDENIQLEFIKTFREMIRVKNILEGFSDFKWFDLSMSEQQFEDYKSKYLDLYDKIKRENSSNDKKVSILKDVDFELELIHKDEINVSYILKLLAKYSQSKQKDKTKQKENINNLINSNPILRSKKELIEEFINTTLSGIDIENIEDEFFRFIDIKKEKSFNILCKEENLNIDKAKELIENYLYDSRKPLSDDIVDILLVKPKLLERKKVIPRVLDKIVEFVDKFYNFN; translated from the coding sequence ATGAACACACAAGATGAAGCAACATTAGAAGAGAATTTAATCAAACAATTACAGAGCTTGGATTATGAAAGAGTTTATATAAAAGATGAAAAAGAGCTTTTAGGAAATCTAAAAAAACAGCTTGAAATTCACAATAAAATAACTTTAAGCCAAGCAGAGTTTCAAAGAGTATTAAATCATCTAAACAAAGGCGATATATTTGATAAAGCTGAAACTTTAAGAGGTAAATATGCACTTTTAAAAGATGACAATAAAACAACCATATATATTGAGTTTTTGGATAGTATAAATTGGTGTCAAAATATTTTTCAAGTAACTTCTCAAGTAACAATACAAGGAGCTTATAAAAATAGATATGATGTAACGCTTCTTATAAATGGTTTGCCACTTGTACAAATAGAGTTAAAAAGAAGAGGATTAGAGCTAAAAGAAGCTTTTAATCAGATAAACAGATACCAAAGACACTCATATAGTTTTAATAGTGCTTTATTCTCATATATTCAAATATTTGTAATCTCAAATGGAGTAAATACAAAATATTACTCAAACAACAAAAAACAGTCATTTAAACAAACATTCTTTTGGGCAGATGAAAGCAATAACAATATCACAGAATTAAGCCAATTTACAAAACAGTTTTTAGAAAAATGCCATATATCTAAAATGATATGTAGATATATAGTTTTAGCACAAGTTCCAAAGATACTTATGGTTTTACGACCTTATCAGTTTTGGGCTGTTGAAGCTATCATAAATAGAGTAAAAAATACAAATAAAAATGGCTATATTTGGCATACAACAGGAAGTGGAAAAACTTTGACATCGTTTAAAGCTTCACAAATTCTTACAAATTTTAGTGAAGTTGAAAAAGTAGTTTTTGTTGTAGATAGAAAAGATTTAGACTCTCAAACTACAAAAGAGTTTAATAGTTTTAGTTCAGGAAGTGTAGATGGCACAGACAATACAAAAACTTTAGTAAAGCAGTTCTTAGGAGTTTATAAAAATAAAAAAGGAGAGCTAAAAGATAGCAAACTTATCATAACAACTATTCAAAAACTAAACAATGCTATAAATAATCAAAGATATTTAAAAGATATGCAAAACCTAAAAGATAAAAAAATAGTTTTTATATTTGATGAGTGTCATAGAAGCCAGTTTGGAGAAGCACACAAAAATATTGTTAAGTTTTTTACAAATGCACAACTTATGGGTTTCACAGGAACACCAATATTTGAAGATAATGCTTTGGGAAATAAGTTTGGAAAAAGAACAACAGCAGAACTTTTTGGAGATAGACTTCACAAATATATCATAACAAATGCAATAAAAGATGAAAATGTATTGAAGTTTTCAGTTGAATATGTAGGAAGATATAAGAAAAAAGATAGTGCAAATGAGATAGATATTGAAGTTGAAGGAATTGATACAAAAGAGTTATTTGAAAGCAATGATAGAATTGAGAAAATAGTTGATTATATCTTGACAAATCATGATAGAAAAACTCACTCAAAAGAGTTTAACTCTATTTTTGCTGTTAGTAGTGTTGAGGTTTTGTGTAAATACTATGAAGCTTTTAAAAAGAAAAATCAAGATTTAAAGATTGCAACAATATTTTCATACAGTGCAAATGAAGATGACAAAGATGCAAATGGAATTTATGCTTTAGATGAGAGTGATATTTTGATTGATGAAACAAATATAAATCAGCACTCAAGAGATAAATTAGAAGAGTATATAAGCGATTATAATAAGCTATTTGATACAAATTACACTACAAAAGATACAAAAAGTTTTTATAACTATTATGATGATATTTCAAGAAGAACAAAGAAAAAAGAGATAGATATTTTGCTTGTTGTAAATATGTTTTTGACTGGTTTTGATGCACCTAGTTTAAATACTTTATATGTAGATAAAAATTTAAAATATCATGGATTAATCCAAGCTTTCAGTAGAACAAATAGAATTTTAAATGAAAAAAAATCTCAAGGAAATATAGTTTGTTTTAGAAACTTAAAAAATGCAACAGATGAAGCAATAGCTCTTTTTTCAAATCAAGAGAATGTTGATAAAGTTTTGATGGAATCTTATGAGTATTATGTACAAAAATTTAATGAAATTTTTATAAGGCTTTTACAAATAGCTCCTAGTGTGAGTAGTGTGGATAGTATAATAGACGAAAATATACAGCTAGAGTTTATAAAAACTTTTAGAGAGATGATTAGAGTTAAAAATATTTTGGAAGGATTTAGTGATTTTAAATGGTTTGATTTATCTATGAGTGAACAACAATTTGAAGATTATAAATCAAAATATTTAGACCTTTATGACAAGATAAAAAGAGAAAATAGCTCAAATGATAAAAAAGTATCTATTTTGAAAGATGTAGATTTTGAATTAGAACTTATTCATAAAGATGAGATAAATGTTTCATATATTTTAAAACTACTTGCAAAATATAGCCAATCAAAACAAAAAGATAAAACAAAACAAAAAGAGAATATTAATAATCTTATAAATTCAAACCCAATATTAAGAAGTAAAAAAGAACTTATTGAAGAATTTATAAATACTACTTTAAGTGGGATTGATATTGAAAATATAGAAGATGAATTCTTTAGGTTTATAGATATTAAAAAAGAGAAATCTTTTAATATTTTATGTAAAGAAGAGAATCTTAATATTGATAAAGCAAAAGAATTGATAGAAAACTATCTTTATGATAGTAGAAAACCACTAAGTGATGACATTGTAGATATTCTTTTGGTAAAACCAAAATTATTGGAAAGAAAAAAAGTAATTCCTAGAGTTTTGGATAAAATTGTAGAATTTGTAGATAAGTTTTATAATTTTAATTAG
- a CDS encoding biotin synthase, translated as MNNNEEIFLCAICNVESGTCNEDCKFCTQSVRYKADIQRYKLKNIEQIVKEATIARANGAVGFCLVTAGAGLTDKKTKFVAEAAKAVKAANLGLRVIACNGIATVEQLKELKAAGVDNYNHNLETSRDFYKTICTTHTWDDRYQTCLNVKEAGLKLVCGGIFGMGETQEDRVSMLEAINSLDPMNVPLNFFHPNEALPIVKNTINIEQAFDLITLAREMIPNAHKIMVAGGRELMFGDRQYEIFKRGANAFVIGDYLTTTGKTPKDDVDALEKLGFKIAKHMHLMPDEK; from the coding sequence ATGAACAATAATGAAGAGATTTTTTTATGTGCAATTTGCAATGTTGAAAGTGGTACTTGCAACGAAGATTGTAAATTCTGTACTCAAAGTGTAAGATATAAAGCAGATATCCAAAGATACAAATTAAAAAATATAGAACAAATAGTAAAAGAAGCAACTATTGCAAGAGCAAATGGAGCAGTTGGTTTTTGTTTAGTAACTGCTGGAGCTGGTCTTACTGATAAAAAAACAAAATTTGTAGCTGAAGCTGCAAAAGCTGTAAAAGCTGCAAATTTAGGACTTAGAGTAATCGCATGTAATGGAATTGCAACAGTTGAACAATTAAAAGAGCTAAAAGCTGCTGGAGTTGATAACTACAATCATAATTTAGAAACATCAAGAGATTTTTATAAAACAATTTGCACAACTCACACTTGGGATGATAGATACCAAACTTGCTTAAATGTTAAAGAAGCTGGTCTAAAACTTGTTTGTGGTGGAATTTTTGGAATGGGTGAAACACAAGAAGATAGAGTTTCTATGCTTGAAGCTATAAATTCTTTAGACCCTATGAATGTACCTTTAAATTTTTTCCATCCAAATGAAGCTTTGCCAATAGTTAAAAATACAATAAATATTGAACAAGCTTTTGATCTAATAACTTTAGCTAGAGAAATGATCCCAAATGCACATAAAATAATGGTTGCAGGTGGAAGAGAATTGATGTTTGGAGATAGACAATATGAGATTTTTAAACGAGGTGCAAATGCTTTTGTAATTGGAGATTATCTTACAACTACTGGGAAAACTCCAAAAGATGATGTGGACGCTCTTGAAAAACTAGGTTTCAAAATAGCTAAACATATGCACTTAATGCCTGACGAAAAATAA
- a CDS encoding DUF4885 family protein, producing MIINTSASSFSSQSGIKVTQHNNSSNNSNNKNEVNLNINSNTLNSLNKLSSLDEQTFLKPSDNSYINADSEAWQNKLKEHYKTMNEQNKKFSDPMQHMWDKYNNPQYKYYIKELNTIEREIAYETETNYFFRGYLSNASSKDYLVKDMNAVYDSIFQAESKVYYRDRINNQFQELLNRYDIDIPKDTNISFTIDPYDFKVNVSGIDDNNLKTLLEDALNTADNSKNLYIHIIQSNYEYKNTQINRSNEAKYQIFHEIKDKTGYDLRDLENKDGKFFTQDGVDIIELYKEGVIKSNDIPEQYKGLMFDHNVKILNDLALKGFDNVPDMNLSIDYKNGSFYDVGQNENFGSEKRDWIDKLKTSLPKTFGEAFQTDKSSIENNKTKQDIIKESLDIEDSNLNLFKSNNIDLIDKYKDNPELLKLLLIQKYLFGKSDDKLDKKFFELLEDWEELKSNSKV from the coding sequence TAATAATAAAAATGAAGTAAATCTAAATATTAATTCTAATACTTTAAATAGTTTAAATAAATTATCCTCTTTAGATGAACAAACTTTTTTAAAACCTTCTGATAATAGCTATATTAATGCAGATAGTGAAGCTTGGCAAAATAAACTAAAAGAACATTATAAAACTATGAATGAGCAAAATAAGAAATTTTCAGATCCTATGCAACATATGTGGGATAAATATAACAATCCACAGTATAAATATTATATAAAAGAATTAAATACTATTGAAAGAGAAATTGCATATGAGACTGAAACAAATTATTTTTTTAGAGGCTACCTTAGTAATGCTAGTTCAAAAGATTATCTTGTAAAAGATATGAATGCAGTTTATGATAGTATATTTCAAGCCGAATCAAAGGTATATTATAGAGATAGAATAAATAATCAATTTCAAGAACTTTTAAATAGATACGATATAGATATTCCAAAAGATACAAATATTAGTTTTACTATTGACCCTTATGATTTTAAAGTAAATGTTAGTGGAATTGATGATAATAATCTAAAAACTCTTTTAGAAGATGCTCTAAATACAGCAGATAATTCAAAAAACCTTTATATTCATATTATACAAAGTAATTATGAATATAAAAATACTCAAATAAATAGAAGTAATGAAGCTAAATATCAGATATTTCATGAGATAAAAGATAAAACGGGTTATGATTTAAGAGATTTAGAAAACAAAGATGGAAAGTTTTTTACACAAGATGGAGTAGATATTATAGAATTATATAAAGAAGGTGTTATAAAATCAAATGATATTCCTGAACAATACAAAGGTTTAATGTTTGACCATAATGTAAAAATATTAAATGATTTAGCTCTTAAAGGATTTGATAATGTTCCTGATATGAATCTTTCAATAGATTATAAAAATGGAAGTTTTTATGATGTTGGTCAAAATGAAAACTTTGGTTCTGAAAAAAGAGATTGGATTGATAAGCTAAAAACCTCTTTACCAAAAACTTTTGGTGAAGCTTTTCAAACTGACAAATCAAGTATAGAAAATAATAAAACTAAACAAGATATTATAAAAGAATCACTAGATATTGAAGATTCAAATTTAAATTTATTTAAATCAAACAATATTGATTTAATAGATAAATATAAAGATAATCCAGAATTACTAAAACTTCTTCTTATTCAAAAATATCTATTTGGTAAAAGTGATGATAAATTAGATAAGAAATTCTTTGAATTACTTGAAGATTGGGAAGAACTAAAATCTAATTCTAAAGTATAG
- the eno gene encoding phosphopyruvate hydratase, which yields MVFIDNIYADEVMDSRGNPTVRATVILSDGSKASAIVPSGASTGKREALELRDGDSRYLGKGVLKAVENVNSKIADELIGQSPFNQAEIDAIMKEIDGTNNYSNLGANAVLGVSMAVARAAAISLNMPLYRYLGGANAMTMPVPMFNIINGGEHANNSVDFQEFMIMPTGIENFNEGLRAVAEIYQHLKKIIDEMGESTAVGDEGGFAPNLKSNEEPIQVIMNAIKKAGYIAGEQISIALDVAASELINDAGKYVLKSENRELSSAELVAYYENLCSKYPIVSIEDGLSEDDWDGWKILTEKLGNKVQLVGDDLFVTNASILAEGINKGIANSILIKPNQIGSVSETMQTIRLAQRNNYNCVMSHRSGESEDAFIADFAVALNCGQIKTGSTARSDRIAKYNRLLEIGAEIGYSEYLGKEPFSKK from the coding sequence GTGGTATTTATAGATAATATATATGCTGATGAAGTAATGGATTCAAGAGGAAATCCTACTGTAAGAGCAACAGTAATTCTAAGTGATGGTTCAAAAGCTAGTGCAATAGTTCCAAGTGGAGCAAGTACAGGTAAAAGAGAAGCTCTAGAGCTAAGAGATGGTGATAGTAGATATTTAGGAAAAGGTGTTTTAAAAGCAGTTGAAAATGTAAATTCAAAAATTGCTGATGAACTAATAGGTCAAAGTCCATTTAATCAAGCAGAGATTGATGCAATAATGAAAGAAATTGATGGAACAAACAACTACTCAAACCTAGGTGCAAATGCTGTTTTAGGTGTTTCTATGGCAGTTGCAAGAGCAGCAGCTATTTCATTAAATATGCCACTTTATAGATACCTTGGTGGTGCAAATGCTATGACTATGCCTGTTCCTATGTTTAATATCATAAATGGTGGTGAACATGCAAATAACTCTGTTGATTTCCAAGAGTTTATGATTATGCCAACAGGGATTGAAAATTTTAATGAGGGTTTAAGAGCTGTTGCTGAAATATATCAACACCTTAAAAAAATCATAGATGAAATGGGAGAAAGTACTGCTGTTGGTGATGAAGGTGGATTTGCACCAAATTTAAAATCAAATGAAGAACCAATTCAAGTTATTATGAATGCTATTAAAAAAGCTGGTTATATAGCTGGTGAACAAATCTCTATTGCACTTGATGTAGCTGCAAGTGAACTTATAAATGATGCTGGAAAATATGTATTAAAAAGTGAAAATAGAGAATTATCAAGTGCAGAACTTGTAGCTTACTATGAAAACTTGTGTTCAAAATATCCAATAGTTTCAATAGAAGATGGATTAAGCGAAGATGACTGGGATGGATGGAAAATCTTAACTGAAAAACTTGGAAATAAAGTTCAACTTGTAGGAGATGACCTATTTGTAACAAATGCTTCAATCTTAGCAGAAGGTATAAATAAAGGTATTGCAAACTCTATTTTAATTAAACCAAATCAAATTGGAAGTGTAAGTGAAACTATGCAGACAATTAGACTTGCACAAAGAAACAACTATAATTGTGTAATGAGCCACAGAAGTGGAGAAAGTGAAGATGCATTTATTGCTGATTTCGCTGTTGCATTAAATTGTGGACAAATTAAAACAGGTAGCACAGCAAGAAGTGATAGAATTGCAAAATATAATAGACTTCTTGAAATTGGTGCTGAAATAGGATATTCTGAATATTTAGGAAAAGAACCTTTTTCTAAAAAATAA
- the topA gene encoding type I DNA topoisomerase encodes MKNLVIVESPAKAKTISKFLGSDYTVMASMGHVRDLPKSTLGFDPEDNFKPSYQVSTDKRKVIAELKKNITKDTTIYLAADEDREGEAIAWHLIPALKIEKNPIKRIVFHEITKDAILKALQNPRDVDQNLVDAQQARRILDRAVGYELSPLLWKKVRYGLSAGRVQSVAVRIIVERENEIRAFVPEEFWKIKADFINPELQSELAKKNGKLLKVRNEKEAREIEASLNNGNFTLVDIEEKDSTRNPAAPFTTSTLQQEASRKIGLSVAQTMMIAQQLYEGNTANIPNHTGGLITYMRTDSLNLSTLATSAAKKVIEEEYGKDYSLTKPRVFKSKAKGAQEAHEAIRPVDMSLKPSDVKAYLDSAQYRLYSLIWKRTIATQMAVAKIANTTYKIEAGAKKEFEFQTKGQRIIFAGFMKAYTEGSDNPEEVLESSEKILPEIKVGTVLNLENLSSEQHFTKPPARYTEASLVKKLESEGIGRPSTYAPTISTIQAREYVSKTEDKKLIPTPTGEIVNSFLTDHFSNIVDLGFTARIEEEFDDIADGKKAWVDVMRSFYGDFKETIKDKEENINKSDYLQVRELGIDPKSGKPVSARVGRFGPFIQIGTKDDEEKPKFVAIPKELNMDTITFDEAMFLFTLPRVVGIDDNGNEIKANIGRFGPYLQVKSTYYSLKTDDPYKIEEKRAKEIISEIDEAKRKALIQDFPKEKIQILNGQYGPYIKQGRKNFKIPKTKDASALTLEECLEIIEKDSKTKKAPAKKTTTKRASTTSTKKEKKE; translated from the coding sequence GTGAAAAATTTAGTAATAGTCGAGTCTCCAGCAAAAGCAAAAACAATATCAAAATTTCTAGGAAGTGATTACACAGTTATGGCATCTATGGGTCATGTAAGAGATTTACCAAAATCTACTTTAGGTTTTGATCCAGAAGATAACTTCAAACCAAGCTATCAAGTATCAACTGACAAAAGAAAAGTTATTGCTGAATTAAAAAAGAATATTACAAAAGATACTACAATCTATCTAGCGGCCGATGAGGATAGAGAGGGAGAAGCTATTGCTTGGCACTTAATTCCTGCACTTAAAATTGAAAAAAATCCAATAAAAAGAATAGTTTTTCACGAAATTACAAAAGATGCAATACTTAAAGCATTACAAAATCCTAGAGATGTTGATCAAAACCTTGTAGATGCTCAACAAGCAAGAAGAATTCTTGATAGAGCTGTTGGATATGAGCTATCTCCACTTTTATGGAAAAAAGTAAGATATGGTTTAAGTGCTGGTCGTGTTCAAAGTGTTGCTGTTAGAATTATTGTTGAAAGAGAGAATGAAATAAGAGCTTTTGTACCAGAAGAGTTTTGGAAAATTAAAGCAGATTTCATAAATCCTGAACTTCAAAGTGAACTTGCAAAGAAAAATGGAAAACTTTTAAAAGTAAGAAATGAAAAAGAAGCAAGAGAGATTGAAGCTTCTTTAAATAATGGAAACTTTACTTTAGTTGATATTGAAGAAAAAGATAGCACAAGAAATCCTGCTGCTCCATTTACTACTTCAACTCTACAACAAGAGGCTTCAAGAAAAATAGGTTTAAGTGTTGCACAAACTATGATGATAGCTCAACAACTTTATGAAGGGAATACTGCAAATATTCCAAATCATACAGGTGGTTTAATTACTTATATGAGAACTGACTCTTTAAATCTTTCTACTCTTGCTACAAGTGCTGCTAAAAAAGTCATTGAAGAGGAATATGGGAAAGATTACTCTTTAACAAAACCAAGAGTTTTTAAATCAAAAGCAAAAGGAGCTCAAGAAGCTCACGAAGCTATAAGACCTGTGGATATGAGTTTGAAACCATCAGATGTAAAAGCTTATTTAGATTCAGCTCAATATAGACTTTATAGTTTAATTTGGAAAAGAACAATAGCAACTCAAATGGCAGTTGCAAAAATAGCAAATACAACTTATAAAATAGAAGCTGGAGCTAAAAAAGAGTTCGAATTTCAAACAAAAGGTCAAAGAATTATATTTGCTGGATTTATGAAAGCATATACAGAAGGTAGCGATAATCCTGAAGAAGTTCTTGAAAGTAGTGAAAAGATATTACCAGAAATAAAAGTTGGTACAGTTTTAAATCTTGAAAATCTTTCAAGTGAACAACATTTTACAAAACCACCAGCAAGATATACAGAAGCATCTTTGGTAAAAAAGCTTGAAAGTGAAGGAATTGGAAGACCATCAACTTATGCTCCAACAATTTCAACAATTCAAGCAAGAGAATATGTAAGTAAAACTGAAGATAAAAAACTAATCCCAACTCCAACAGGAGAGATTGTAAATAGTTTTTTAACTGACCACTTTTCAAATATTGTAGATTTAGGATTCACTGCAAGAATCGAAGAAGAGTTTGATGATATTGCTGATGGTAAAAAAGCTTGGGTTGATGTAATGAGAAGCTTTTATGGAGATTTTAAAGAAACAATAAAAGATAAAGAAGAGAATATTAATAAATCAGATTATCTACAAGTAAGAGAGCTAGGAATTGATCCAAAAAGTGGAAAACCTGTAAGTGCAAGAGTTGGAAGATTTGGTCCATTTATACAAATTGGTACAAAAGATGATGAAGAAAAACCAAAATTTGTAGCTATTCCAAAAGAGTTAAATATGGATACTATCACTTTTGATGAAGCTATGTTTTTATTTACACTTCCAAGAGTAGTTGGAATTGATGATAATGGAAATGAGATAAAAGCAAATATTGGAAGATTTGGTCCATATTTACAAGTAAAATCTACTTACTATTCATTAAAAACTGATGATCCTTATAAAATTGAAGAGAAAAGAGCAAAAGAGATTATAAGTGAAATAGATGAAGCGAAGAGAAAAGCACTAATCCAAGATTTCCCAAAAGAAAAAATTCAAATTTTAAATGGTCAATATGGTCCATATATAAAACAAGGTAGAAAAAACTTTAAAATACCAAAAACAAAAGATGCTTCAGCTCTTACTTTAGAAGAGTGCTTAGAGATTATTGAAAAAGATTCAAAAACAAAAAAAGCACCTGCTAAAAAAACTACAACAAAGAGAGCAAGTACAACAAGTACTAAAAAAGAAAAAAAAGAGTAA
- a CDS encoding FtsB family cell division protein produces MKIKSEKARFAIVSIVSVIFTLFLAYHFAILLFGANSFIAYDSLKNKKVYLESEISRLQRENARLQKEYFELKNLEPEE; encoded by the coding sequence ATGAAAATAAAAAGTGAAAAAGCAAGATTTGCTATTGTATCAATAGTTTCAGTGATTTTCACACTATTTCTTGCTTATCACTTTGCAATTTTACTTTTTGGAGCTAACTCTTTTATTGCTTATGATTCATTAAAGAATAAAAAAGTATACTTAGAGAGTGAAATTTCAAGACTACAAAGAGAAAATGCTAGATTACAAAAAGAGTATTTTGAACTTAAAAACCTGGAGCCAGAAGAATGA
- a CDS encoding metallophosphoesterase family protein, which yields MKIGIISDSHHRLDYLKSCIDFLKSKSCEYLIHAGDICQKEALELLENSGLKYIAVFGNNDNQLLAYSNDFNIKKEPYYFKIKDKTFKLMHLPFYLNPDADIVIFGHTHQFSCEYKNKTLFLNPGEVCAREKDFIECMKLEIKENEYIINRYFKRIEENNFNKEEIKYEQ from the coding sequence ATGAAAATAGGTATTATCTCAGATAGTCATCACAGACTAGATTATTTAAAGTCTTGCATAGATTTTTTGAAATCTAAATCTTGTGAGTATTTAATTCATGCAGGAGATATTTGCCAAAAAGAAGCTTTGGAATTACTAGAAAATTCTGGCTTAAAATATATAGCTGTTTTTGGAAATAACGATAATCAACTTTTAGCTTACTCAAATGATTTTAATATCAAAAAAGAGCCTTATTACTTCAAAATAAAAGATAAAACTTTTAAACTTATGCACTTGCCTTTTTATCTAAATCCTGATGCAGATATCGTAATATTTGGTCATACTCATCAATTTTCTTGCGAATATAAAAACAAAACACTATTTCTAAATCCTGGAGAAGTTTGTGCTAGAGAGAAAGATTTCATAGAGTGTATGAAACTAGAAATTAAAGAAAATGAGTATATAATCAATCGCTATTTTAAAAGAATTGAAGAAAATAATTTTAATAAGGAAGAGATTAAATATGAACAATAA
- a CDS encoding AMIN domain-containing protein — protein MKKLLKTTLLFALVLSLEARENPFSNYKDDAELKSAVEAMQEDMYIKKMQEEINSKTSKKEEIKPTPQKPVEKTYSKKELDAIIKKSNQANEQKTKEMIKKELENVKKEPEQVVYVKPRADIASEDEVAKDEIKTFSIERTVLPFLKISIDENKFIIKTDYKILKKFSLDKDNKLIFDFKAKTNFSTVRESFMDINYKSLVVGNHNSAGFFRVSLELNDSVSKYETDIKEGLITITKK, from the coding sequence ATGAAAAAATTACTAAAGACTACATTGTTATTTGCACTAGTTTTATCACTAGAAGCAAGAGAAAACCCTTTCTCAAACTATAAAGATGATGCTGAACTTAAATCAGCAGTAGAAGCTATGCAAGAAGATATGTATATCAAAAAAATGCAAGAAGAGATAAATAGTAAAACTTCTAAAAAAGAAGAGATAAAGCCTACTCCTCAAAAGCCAGTTGAAAAAACATATTCGAAAAAAGAGCTTGATGCAATAATTAAAAAATCAAATCAAGCTAATGAACAAAAAACAAAAGAGATGATTAAAAAAGAGCTTGAAAATGTAAAGAAAGAGCCAGAACAAGTAGTTTATGTAAAACCAAGAGCAGATATAGCAAGTGAAGATGAAGTTGCTAAAGATGAAATAAAAACTTTTAGTATTGAAAGAACTGTTCTTCCTTTTTTAAAAATTTCAATAGATGAAAATAAATTTATAATCAAAACAGATTATAAAATTTTAAAGAAATTCTCTCTTGATAAAGATAATAAACTTATCTTTGACTTCAAAGCAAAAACAAATTTTTCTACTGTTAGAGAATCTTTTATGGATATAAACTATAAAAGTCTTGTAGTAGGAAATCACAATAGTGCTGGTTTCTTCAGAGTTTCTCTTGAATTAAATGATAGTGTTTCAAAATATGAAACTGATATAAAAGAAGGTCTTATTACTATTACTAAAAAGTAA